The Lonchura striata isolate bLonStr1 chromosome 5, bLonStr1.mat, whole genome shotgun sequence genome window below encodes:
- the WASHC3 gene encoding WASH complex subunit 3 isoform X2, translated as MDEDGLPIVGSGIDLTKVPAIQQKRTVAFLNQFVVHTVQFLNRFSTVCEEKLSALSLRIQQIETTLNILDAKLSSIPGLEDVKFEVSSADVNSVTNGPVAQAATDQQTAGSPQSGNNTQEEGLQKTEVVTENVTTVAKDPRYARYLKMVQVGVPVMAIRNKMISEGLNPDLLETPDAPVPAWGDDGKTEDSSDSESSFSD; from the exons aTGGACGAGGACGGGCTGCCCATCGTGGGCTCCGGCATCGACCTCACCAAG GTTCCTGCTAttcagcagaaaagaactgtAGCATTTCTAAACCAGTTTGTTGTTCACACAGTGCAGTTTCTGAACCGCTTTTCTACTGTTTGTGAAGAG AAATTGTCAGCGCTCTCTCTCCGTATCCAACAAATTGAAACCACACTCAATATTCTGGATGCAAAG TTATCCTCGATTCCTGGCCTAGAAGATGTCAAATTTGAAGTTTCCAGTGCAGATGTGAACAGTGTTACAAATGGTCCTGTGGCACAGGCTGCTACAGATCAACAGACAGCTGGATCACCTCAGTCTGGA AACAATACACAAGAGGAAGGGTTACAGAAGACGGAGGTAGTAACAGAAAATGTCACAACTGTGGCCAAGGATCCAAGATATGCCAGATACCTCAAAATGGTACAAGTG GGTGTTCCTGTAATGGCAATACGAAACAAAATGATTTCTGAGGGGCTAAATCCAGATCTTCTTGA GACACCAGATGCCCCTGTGCCTGCCTGGGGAGATGATGGCAAAACAGAAGACAGTTCTGATAGTGAATCTTCATTCAGTGACTGA
- the WASHC3 gene encoding WASH complex subunit 3 isoform X1, giving the protein MDEDGLPIVGSGIDLTKVPAIQQKRTVAFLNQFVVHTVQFLNRFSTVCEEKLSALSLRIQQIETTLNILDAKLSSIPGLEDVKFEVSSADVNSVTNGPVAQAATDQQTAGSPQSGQNNTQEEGLQKTEVVTENVTTVAKDPRYARYLKMVQVGVPVMAIRNKMISEGLNPDLLETPDAPVPAWGDDGKTEDSSDSESSFSD; this is encoded by the exons aTGGACGAGGACGGGCTGCCCATCGTGGGCTCCGGCATCGACCTCACCAAG GTTCCTGCTAttcagcagaaaagaactgtAGCATTTCTAAACCAGTTTGTTGTTCACACAGTGCAGTTTCTGAACCGCTTTTCTACTGTTTGTGAAGAG AAATTGTCAGCGCTCTCTCTCCGTATCCAACAAATTGAAACCACACTCAATATTCTGGATGCAAAG TTATCCTCGATTCCTGGCCTAGAAGATGTCAAATTTGAAGTTTCCAGTGCAGATGTGAACAGTGTTACAAATGGTCCTGTGGCACAGGCTGCTACAGATCAACAGACAGCTGGATCACCTCAGTCTGGA CAGAACAATACACAAGAGGAAGGGTTACAGAAGACGGAGGTAGTAACAGAAAATGTCACAACTGTGGCCAAGGATCCAAGATATGCCAGATACCTCAAAATGGTACAAGTG GGTGTTCCTGTAATGGCAATACGAAACAAAATGATTTCTGAGGGGCTAAATCCAGATCTTCTTGA GACACCAGATGCCCCTGTGCCTGCCTGGGGAGATGATGGCAAAACAGAAGACAGTTCTGATAGTGAATCTTCATTCAGTGACTGA